The sequence below is a genomic window from Bombus pyrosoma isolate SC7728 linkage group LG9, ASM1482585v1, whole genome shotgun sequence.
AATCccaaaattataacaattttcctatgataatttctttctatgtAAATTTTGTCCATTGGAAtgaagtttattttaattagtttttaattaaggTCAAAAAAGAACTATAGTAATAATTGCGAATGAGATTCAACCAGCAAGGAAACTTTACGGTATAATCAAATAGAATAAAAGCTTTCGGAGAGGGAAAACTTACCCCTACAACCCATCATTGCCACTCTCACGCTTTTACTAGAGCTCTCATCAATCTTCCGAGGAAGAAGCTCAAAACTCTAACTTACCACCCCAATGAAAAAAGAACTAACAGAGAAAATAAAGCGTCTTCAAACCCAACTTACTTCAGTGTCTTTCACTCGCGCTTCCACAGAAATCCTGACTACCTCAAACAACCATAGTACGCAAACAACCGaatacgaaaataaacaatgaaCCAGAAGTAAGTGAGAATTCTGAATATGAGCAGAAGATTAATAGAACGATCCTAAACGTGAACTTACGGAGCTGATAATCCCCAGCGACGATAGCGATAGCGCATAACGCGATGACAACTGCACGAACAGCGTGGAACGACATGGTGTACTTTGGTTAAAAATCTTCCAGCTAGCCTAACCAATTATAAGCGATCCGTTTATATAGTTTCCAGCGCCAAGGACTCCAGGCAGAGAGCTACGTTGCAAAATTGCATGTCATTAAAACGCGCCAACACGTGAGAGGCGAGAAGCAGCGCGCTACGCCTGGCCTATGATACACACAAGTGCAACGAAGTAACGATCGGTGTCGCGAATTCCGGAGAACGCGTAAATCCGCTCTTCTTTTGTTGAACACCAGCTACACAAAGTAACGTTGTTCTATCGGAGGAGGCTGATCTAGCTTAGACTTTTCTGTCACTACATCGGCATCTCTGGCGTGCCGGCTGGCTTTCGCGATCGATGGTCTGCATAGGCATTCTCAGAACCGCTATCGGAATAATTTCTACGCTTGTTTACCTTCTACCACTTTTGCTGCGATATACTTCTCGAACCACGATGACAAATTATACGGGTACGTGCTGATTTTGATGACAGTACATCTGGGATGTTGGACCATGAAGATGAATGAATGATTCGATTAGGAAGTCTATAGAGGGTGAATGGCGGAGAAGTTGCGGAGGAGGATTTTAGTAGTTTTAGTTTTGCAAGGATTAAATACGATTGTTACGGTAGAATTAGATCGCTTTCGATTTTTTATAGAACACTGCAATTATATTGCTAATGAGTTGATAAacatgatatatcgtataatctATAAGCCAAAGTGTCGGCTTGTCTTTTGCGAGACGaagtaatacatttttgttaaaaacaaaataaaggtACAAAATTTTCAACTCTGTTTTgagaaataagatatttataggATGACTCCTTAAAGTGAAATAGTCATGGAATTCGAACAAACACTTTTATTCGCAAAAATGCAAATGAGGTTCATACTATATTCAAAATTGCAGAAACACGAAAACAACTCCTGCTGCATAGTTAAAGTCTGCAAACAGgtatttgttttatcaatGGAAATTAGAAGTTTCTGCAACGATCTAATATTAGCCAGatgataaatatgaaatgaaatcctacgatatttttaatagaatctCTCTTATAAGCCGTTGagtgttatttattatagcttcAAAAAATCTAGGCAGAAACTCGTTTCACCcactaaatattgtaacgagtgtcatgtttcaaaaattttaaaaaatgtatatcttttatatacaGATAGCGTATATTTTACGTACTGTTGCACTATTTTgtgtaaatatacaaatatccaCAAACCAATGATCAATGGAGACAATCTTGTAATTATCACGAGCTGTTTGCTTAATGATAGAACATTATCAAATTTCTTGTTATTACTGCTCTACTATACTTATTCGCTTCCGCATCGAGCAATATTTAGCTTCTTCTATTTCTGATTACTGTCTTAATGCATCGCGTGTGTAATGAATGGACTCTGATGCTACATCCACCAATCATTTAATTATCAGATGATGCGACACTGCGTGCAAAATTATAGTACGATTTCAGGATACCGAGAaccgtaaaaaaaaagaaacgacgaacgCTGACAAAACGGACTTGAACGAGGGTCGACTGAATCGGGTCTATTGCGCTGtcattgttttcttcaaatttaaaagaCGATACCTAATTTAtccaattttaattcatattttataccaCTGTTAATCGTGTGTATACCACTAttatactaatattaatactaataatgctaatattaatattataatattatggtattattaatttcaaatcgaCCAAATCATAGATTGTTTTTATTAACTGAAGAGTTTCTAATATTGCAGTGTGATTATTATGCATACATTGTTTTTAAactcttttctttattaaggAATTACTTACACAAGAATTACTGGCAAAATTAATGGCTTTCGTCCAATGCGTACCACCCGGTATAATAAAGCAATTGTAAATTAAGccataaagagaagaaagtaaCGTTTCGAGCTTTATCGTGGTGCAGAAGCTCGTTAAAGTCGCTAGTTTGCACCTGGTACCATTCCCGTGAAACTTTATTTCAAGCTATGACCATTAGAGTGCAAGATACATTAATGGCCTACGTCTTAACTTGATAAACAGGATGTTATTAACAGatcttgtaatttattattaaaatatatgtacttgcAGGCCGTTTCTTTGAAAACTCGTCTCTTTTCGGAAAGAGATAAACggttaaataaaaacatttaattacatgaattctatttataaaaattctgagaTCCATTAAACTCGTCCAACATCATCCAACAGAAAATTACCAATAAGAGAGTATACAAGACAGTCAATCAAAAAAAAGCAGATAACGATAGAGATATGGCTTGTGGTACCAAGATCGCGCATAAATCACATGCGAGCAAATATAGGCATCCGTGACCTTGTGACCTTGCAAGTACATACCTGCCACTAGCGGTAGCTAGTTGAAAACGATACTGTAAACAAATGACGACAAGATGTTCCTATGGAACTGCTATGGTACCGTCTACGCAGTTTTATGTAACAGGGGATTACGAAGAGCTCGAACCAGACGCCCTTGGATCACGTCGCACCGATATGAGAAACTAGTTTTCATCGGGGAGGCGACTGACAAGGAAAAATGCCCAACGAAACTGTACCACATACTTACATGCCTGATCAGCCTATCCGATTCtcattcgttcgatcgataggATCAATCGACACAGTTAATCGTCGAAGCGGTGAATTCACCGATGATCGTCGATGAGATCGTTCGATAATTTGTTCGAACATCGGAAAAGCCAGCAAATAGATATTTCTGTTGGAATGATTAGGTTGATGAATTTATCGgtagtttttaatatataatgacAATAAGTAGACTGTGgacatttatacaaaatcatatttttgtgGGTACaattgaagaaatgaaatctgTGCAGAAGTTCATCTGATccagtaaatattataacaagtactatactttgaatatcttCGTATGTtcttatgtattatatactCTCATTTCAGTGCAGtatcataaattttcgttacattgtctatttacaataaaaaaatctgAACAAACAAagctatatattattaggACAAAACAATTTCAGTTaacatggaaataaaaatatgagaaaagaaCAATTTAATCAAAACTTAACATCTTTTACATCTTCTCGAAAAATGAGTCAATCGCATCTCGTATTTattcagaagaaaaatatgtaggtCTGTTGGTTGGCATTTAAAGGCTGGTTATGCGGTTCACCATTCACTGATCGGTGATTGCCGCTATCGTGAAAACTAATGCGCACAAATGACACAAATTCGAAATCTACGCTCGATCGCGCGTGGCGTAGTGATTTGTAAATGCTTCGATAAACCCGGCAAGAGAGCAACTGTAAGTGTATTAAAACTAATCTGGAGATATGTAAGCTACTTTTCCattgaaattgcaaaaataaagaTTGGAAAAAGTACACAAAGTTGAACAAACATACTGCGCctttaaaaagattatacgGACGTTTCAAGATATCATGATCAACTGGAAATAccaatgaaaaaaattgtaattaatcttTTCCTTATCCTACCTTTGAatgttgataaatttttattaattcaaatcatgtatacgtatgtatatatacttttcTTATGATTGCGTTTACCATTTTTGCTCCATCGGTAATCAAGATCGTGAGTATCCTTTTACGTAACGCCATCTACGTAGTACAATCTCGTACACGCACAACCGGGACTGCCATTGATTAAACCTGTCAGAGAATCAGCTGATCGGTTATTCACGTACGTGAGATCAGCTGTGCGCAATCATGGACACGTTAAGCGAAGAAGATTTTGTGATACCTCCGGCTAAATACGAATGTAAGTACCCAGTATCATACTTTGAGCGTAATGACGCATTAAATTCACAAAGTAAACACTTTCATCGTACTAGAATGATATAACCGGCAGCCGGCGCGCCATTATACCGGCGTCCATTTTGCCACATGTGAACGAGTCGAAGTCAAAATTTAGAGCATTATTTCACACCTAATTGTAcaagaaattacataaaaagataattgaaattatatgcGTGCGTTTCCTGTTTCAGATTTGGACCACACGGCTGATGTGCAGTAAGTATTAAGTTTGTAAATCCTTCGCAATTAAAGCGGATATATTGTAGAGGTTACTTGCAAAGATAAcctaaaacaaaaaataggACAATAATTACTGTTAATACAGCGACAagttatatatcgttacaataacaatttaacaataactttaacaatattatattattaaaataaatatatatcgtaatgctcaTGACGTATTATAGACTGCACGCATGGGGCAATACCATGGAAGAGGCTTTCGAGCAATGTGCGGTGGCCATGTTTGGGTACATGACGGATTTAGAGCGAGTTCAAATGACACAGTTACATTACATAGAAGCGGAAGGACACGACATGGAAagtcttctttttcatttcctcgACGAATTGTTATTCATGTTTAGCGCTGAACCGTTTATCGTTGCGAAGGTATATTGCATTCATTAAACTTTGATTACATCattattgcaattaaaatcCCTCCTCGATTACCAAAACGCTTTACTTTGCATTTTTATGTCTGTTTTTACCTTTTATACAATATCATTTATTCGATAGACCATTCCGTTCAATACGTTGTTTAActatttattcagaaattgaaataaagtacCTTGTTCTTCCTTTAAAACGCTGtcttttgtgatttttttaaaaaagaagtatCGCTTTGTGTTATCAGAAAGTGAAGATTACTAATTTCGACCGCGAGAACTTCAAGATCTCTGCGACGGCGTTAGGAGAAGAGTTCACGATCGGCAAACACACGCAAAACGCCGAGGTGAAAGCGATTACGTACTCAGCGATGCAAATCCTCGATCGTCCTGAATCAGAACGTCCCGAACTTTTCGTGATCGTAGACATATAGCCGTTTCGGATTCAGTTCGGTATCTTGTTTGATTTCTTGGCGCGCCCGTGTAATTTGGCTCGGGTTAAGGCTTGAGACAGAACAGTATGTAGGAACGTATGAATATAGAAGCAAGAAGGGATGTATATACCCTCTCTTACGTCCTACGTAGGGTACGATCCTTTTGTACTTGCGTAGGGTTCAAATAAATACGTTATGAAGAAAACACCGGGCTCCCTTCTTGGCGATCTACCTCAAGTACGTAGTAACGTACCATGGAACCCTGCGTTTTGTGGAGGATACCGTTCAAGAACTTTATACCGCCAATGTATAACCGtacacaatttatttatataacgtaaacatttcaattgttaattctttatatattgtacCTATATTAACAAATGTTTGATTGTTGTCGAAAGTTATTGATAGTAACTTATAAATGCCAGACACGTATAACAAGTATTATATAAGaatgtttgtatatttttataaacatataataaagatGTTTTTTATGTTTCGCGTCAGTGAAAATTTTCGCCACCAAAGAATAGAAAGATCGATgtttgtattattacgataaaattgtagttagaagaaaatatgaattagaATGTAAGTCATCGACTAACGTTGAGATTTGCCATacgatagaatagaatagaaaagcATAGTTAAGAGTACTTTCGCACGTGCAAAGTGATACGGCCCTGGCATCGAACACCCCTCCATCGTGAAGGAAGCGACGACCGCCCGCTTAGTTTCGGGCAAGAAACGATAGGCAGTGGGATCCTCCCAATCTTCGGAAGCGCGTGTACTCGAGAGAAGAGAATCAAAAAGCTTCGAAAATTACATAATAGAAGACTGTGTTAATCATTCGTTTGATTCTTGCCCCCTTTCCTTCGCGATAAGGCCCACTGTTAAAGGGACTCACTGCCAACATCAAGCGTGGCCGTTTGTTTCGAAAGCGTACACCCCTAACCATGGCGGACTGGTACGGTAATAATCTATcaaaacgatatatcgtgacGTTTTAAACTGTCAAATACGAGTAACCGATACATCAAGCTTGAACGTGTCTCGGGAAAGTCGTGATATAGGGATTTTTCACCTACATGCCGGAGCTTGCGTGGCAGTTTCGAGGAAAACGAGAGGGACAGTTTTGGCGCGTGTGTCTTTTATCTTCATGAAAAGGTTGTGTAACTGGtgtgtttctaattttcaatctTCCATTTTTCAATCAACATAAACGACATGCTGTAACGGAAAAGCGTGACATCCTGTACCCATCGTGGGACATCTAACCCTAACGGATATAAACAAACGTTATCGCGAATGCTTGAAAGATCATAGCCGTTTAAACAACATCAAGAGGCAAGTAAAAACAAGTGAACctgtgaataattttcatgaaaaactGAGGAAAGGTGACACGATCTAGGAACTTTTTTGGATATCTGCTATCGCTGGCGGCGCGGTGGTTACGGACGGAGAAAAGCGAAGTGACGGTTTTGGCGCGCGTACTCGACTCCTGTGTACGACCGGCAGATGGCCGGTGCGCCGGTACGTTATACGCGCGCGTCCACGAACGCACCGACACATGACAGGCGCCTAAGCACGTACTACCACTATGACAGAGAAGCGTTCAAGAGCATATCGAGTCAGTGGTAGAAGGCCACTACCACATTGACACTGAGCGTTGGTGAGAGCGCAGTAGAGCGCACAGACACGCGGTTCGGTGTTACTACTACCGGTACAGACGGGTCTATCTGCCTCGTAGCCCGAGCCAGTTGCCAGCGCGCCAGCTAGCCCCGTCCATCCAATCGCCCAGCTCACGAGCCGGCCTCGTGTGCGCGCGCGACACCCCGACAGAAAAGGTTCGTTTTCCTCGCCGGTGGCTCGACCGATCATGTCGAGGCGGGGCTTATCGTGAACTTTAAAGCCTATACATTCCTTGGAAGCTGAAAACACGACGAACGCACGTACAGTTTCGGCCCTTTACGCACGATTATTTCGGGTCCCCAGTctactgctgctgctgctgctgttgctgctggtGCTTGGTTGTCGTTCCTATTGCTGAGATCGGCCCTGCAGAAAATGGATACCGCACCAGTGCGGTAGAGAGACAGAACGAAGCAGATATATAGAAAAACGAgcgtgaaagagaaagagagagaaagtgtgTGTGTGAGAAATAAAGGCCACGCAACTACTACGACTACGACTACGACGAGGACAACGACAACCGTTTATAAGTTGAGAAAGAAGGACAGAGGGAGAGAAAACGAGCGAGGGCGAGAGAATAGTAAATCATATGTACGAAgtgtgtatataatataccaAAGCGAAAAAGCAAGAGAAGCATTTCGTGCATGGGCTAGCCTCGGAAGACCGGGTTAGGAGAAGCCTCGTCGTCTGGTCGTTTCCCCAGACAAACACGTTTCCTTGTCCTGTCATCGACAGGCCTACAGTGAAAATTGCATCTAGAAATATCGGCAACGCGACGACAACGATCACGACCACGACGGCGACGTATTTGCCTCTATCGAGGAGGCACGGATATGCCTCGCTCGTCGGCGCTGTGACACGCGCCGCGCCGTGTGCTGGCTGAACCTCCCGGAAGAGAGCGTGGGCCTCCGTCTCAAAATACTGTGCAGTTTCTACCGCACGCTTGAGAGCCAAGTAAGTGGAAATAAACACGCGTACAATCAGTTTTTCGATATCCATTTGTTCCGATCggatggaaaaaaagaaatattctccGCCTAGAGGAAATAGTAACAGAGTTGTTTCGAAACATTCACACTCCGAGTCCCCATCCGAAAAGTCGTgcgcgtttcttttctctatcgCAATTTATCGTGTACGAAAGATGTGCTTACTGGAGCGCATAaacagaaaggaaagaattaaaagaaaaagagagaaaaagggaaaaaaaagaaaaggaaagaatggcCCGTTATTTCGAGCGCAACCGATTTGGTGCGTCGAAAGTCGCTGGCATCTCTCGCGATCAATCGCGAAAGCGTGCACTGATTCTAGGTTTCCTCATGACCGTGCCGGTAGCACGCCTAACTAGG
It includes:
- the LOC122571153 gene encoding protein archease-like; translated protein: MDTLSEEDFVIPPAKYEYLDHTADVQLHAWGNTMEEAFEQCAVAMFGYMTDLERVQMTQLHYIEAEGHDMESLLFHFLDELLFMFSAEPFIVAKKVKITNFDRENFKISATALGEEFTIGKHTQNAEVKAITYSAMQILDRPESERPELFVIVDI